The following are from one region of the Flexibacter flexilis DSM 6793 genome:
- the bioA gene encoding adenosylmethionine--8-amino-7-oxononanoate transaminase, which produces MPVYLAAYFLENYLFMEKSNAAALLAQDAQAVWHPFTPLVGSAQPLLVTHAQGAYLYTSDGRQIIDAIGSWWVNLHGHSHPHIAQAVARQATQLEHVIFAGFTHEPAISLATRLLEVLPTNQKKIFYSDNGSTSIEVSLKMAMQYWYNQEGENTRRRKVVALEGAYHGDTFGAMSVGERSPFNAPFAPFLFDVHFLPVPYTPDVFSAADATDTQACLQAFTELVQTQEVAAFIFEPLLQGTAGMKMFSRDLLNELLAIAKKHDVLCIADEIMTGFGRTGKLFACEYLDVAPDMMCLSKGLTGGALPLGITTCTEKIMEAYRSYDLLKTFFHGHSFTANPLACAAANASLDLLLAPESVANRARIAAKHRAFAERISTKSFVRQVRALGVVLAVEFETQTQTSYVNEARHYLYQYFLDQDILLRPLGNIVYILPPYIISDEDLEKVYQAIEQIKL; this is translated from the coding sequence ATGCCCGTATATTTGGCCGCCTATTTTTTGGAAAATTATTTGTTTATGGAAAAATCCAATGCCGCCGCACTCTTGGCACAAGACGCGCAAGCCGTGTGGCATCCTTTTACGCCTTTGGTGGGAAGTGCGCAGCCGCTTTTGGTTACGCACGCACAAGGCGCATATCTTTACACTTCGGACGGTCGTCAGATTATAGATGCGATTGGTTCTTGGTGGGTCAATCTGCACGGCCACAGCCACCCGCACATTGCGCAAGCAGTGGCGCGCCAAGCCACCCAACTCGAACATGTTATTTTTGCGGGCTTCACACACGAGCCTGCTATTTCGTTGGCTACAAGGCTTTTGGAGGTGTTACCAACCAACCAAAAAAAGATTTTTTATTCGGATAATGGCAGTACTTCCATTGAAGTTTCGCTCAAAATGGCCATGCAATATTGGTACAACCAAGAAGGCGAAAACACGCGCCGCCGCAAGGTTGTAGCCTTAGAAGGCGCGTATCACGGCGACACTTTCGGGGCGATGTCGGTGGGCGAACGCAGCCCTTTCAACGCGCCTTTTGCGCCGTTTTTGTTCGATGTGCATTTCTTGCCAGTGCCTTATACGCCCGACGTTTTTAGCGCAGCGGATGCCACCGACACGCAAGCGTGCTTGCAGGCTTTTACCGAATTAGTCCAAACGCAGGAAGTGGCCGCTTTCATTTTTGAGCCGCTTTTGCAAGGCACGGCAGGCATGAAAATGTTTTCGCGCGATTTGCTCAACGAGCTTTTGGCCATTGCCAAAAAACATGACGTTTTGTGTATCGCCGACGAAATTATGACAGGTTTTGGGCGCACGGGCAAACTTTTTGCCTGCGAATATCTGGACGTTGCTCCCGACATGATGTGTCTTTCCAAAGGCTTGACGGGTGGCGCGTTGCCGCTTGGCATTACCACCTGCACCGAAAAAATAATGGAAGCGTACCGCAGTTACGATTTGCTCAAAACCTTCTTTCACGGGCATTCGTTTACGGCTAATCCGTTGGCTTGCGCCGCCGCCAATGCCAGTTTGGATTTGTTGCTTGCTCCCGAATCGGTGGCAAATAGGGCGCGAATTGCGGCCAAACATCGTGCTTTTGCTGAGAGAATTAGCACTAAATCTTTTGTGCGACAAGTGCGTGCGTTGGGTGTGGTGTTGGCCGTTGAGTTTGAAACCCAAACCCAAACGTCGTATGTGAACGAGGCCAGACATTATTTGTATCAATATTTCTTAGACCAAGATATTTTGCTGCGGCCTTTGGGCAATATTGTCTATATTCTGCCACCTTATATTATTTCTGACGAAGATTTGGAAAAAGTATATCAGGCCATTGAGCAAATAAAATTATAA
- a CDS encoding M28 family metallopeptidase — translation MKKYVGWFTVLCWLCWDEPATAQNMQRVRQNLDTLCSAAFGGRGYVQHADSVAAQWLAKQFSVLGLKPLPQQSSYFQRFELSVNTFPQPIKLQIGRRKFRIGEDFIMHEASGSSYFSKLKLCRLDTLWLKEGAAQTDFLQKDWTKTAFWFGSATAKLLLKQKPDVLQKFKQAGAWLEVTDGKLTASIAKEANRPPHFKFKRALFDSTARTLRLEVFAEQIPHYQTQNVVGYVRGTAQPDSFLLVSAHYDHLGTMGKTALFAGANDNASGTTFLLEMAAHYAQNPPKYSIVFVAFAAEEAGLLGSKFFVENPLVPLSRLKFVLNLDLLGTGDEGITVVNGSVFTRAFERLQQINDQRHLLKQIKARGRAANSDHYWFSEKGVPAFFVYTMGGTAAYHDVHDTATQLPLTAYREVFGLLTEFLDTVP, via the coding sequence ATGAAAAAATATGTCGGTTGGTTTACGGTGTTGTGTTGGCTGTGTTGGGACGAACCCGCCACGGCGCAAAACATGCAGCGCGTGCGCCAAAATTTGGATACATTGTGTTCGGCGGCTTTCGGTGGGCGCGGCTACGTGCAACACGCCGACAGCGTTGCGGCGCAGTGGTTGGCCAAGCAATTTTCTGTTTTGGGACTTAAGCCTTTGCCACAACAATCGTCTTATTTTCAGCGATTTGAGTTAAGTGTAAATACTTTTCCGCAGCCCATCAAATTGCAAATTGGTCGCCGCAAATTCCGAATTGGCGAGGATTTTATTATGCACGAGGCCAGCGGCAGCAGCTATTTTTCTAAACTAAAACTTTGCCGTCTAGATACGCTTTGGCTCAAAGAAGGCGCGGCGCAAACCGATTTTTTACAAAAAGATTGGACAAAAACAGCGTTTTGGTTTGGCTCGGCTACGGCCAAATTGTTGCTCAAACAAAAGCCCGATGTTTTACAAAAATTCAAGCAAGCAGGCGCGTGGTTGGAGGTTACGGACGGAAAACTAACGGCCAGCATCGCCAAAGAAGCCAACCGACCGCCACATTTCAAATTCAAACGTGCGCTTTTCGACAGCACAGCCCGCACGCTTCGTTTGGAGGTTTTTGCTGAACAAATCCCTCATTATCAGACACAAAACGTAGTGGGTTATGTGCGAGGCACGGCGCAGCCCGACAGTTTTTTGTTGGTGTCGGCGCATTACGACCACTTGGGAACGATGGGTAAAACGGCACTTTTTGCAGGCGCAAACGACAACGCAAGCGGTACCACGTTTTTGTTGGAAATGGCTGCGCATTATGCCCAAAATCCGCCGAAGTACAGCATTGTTTTTGTGGCGTTTGCTGCCGAAGAAGCGGGTTTGTTGGGTTCAAAATTTTTTGTAGAAAATCCGCTTGTACCGCTTTCGCGCCTTAAATTTGTCCTGAATCTGGATTTGTTAGGCACTGGCGACGAGGGAATTACGGTAGTGAATGGCAGCGTGTTTACGCGTGCGTTTGAGCGATTGCAGCAGATTAATGACCAACGACATTTGCTCAAACAAATAAAAGCGCGTGGCCGTGCGGCCAATTCTGACCATTATTGGTTTTCGGAAAAAGGCGTACCTGCGTTTTTTGTCTATACGATGGGCGGCACAGCGGCTTACCACGACGTACACGACACTGCCACGCAACTGCCCCTTACGGCCTACCGCGAAGTGTTTGGGTTGCTTACGGAATTTTTGGATACTGTGCCATAA
- a CDS encoding tetratricopeptide repeat protein yields MDNYYQILGVDMRATPDEIKSAYKRMAMQYHPDRHQGSKFHEEYFKQIVEAYQTLSDPAARNRYDMKLFYRAVTDAVKPPPRPYGTAHEYGQAAHNRYRPATPDEEKAETGWGLQKVAIALLVVVSLVMLGYWCVQLYGRYQAEKAYKAGDIVAALGYDATFAPANFAKAQQLLAKRQPSEAMPYFDAAIQHADRTQPNYYRGRALCYVKLRQYEQATSDLQTVLRVAPQNDTALYELADLQVFVQNRPDLALPNLDKLLKMKPLYYDALFAKGYALLQMQRYDSANFYLEKAREANNTQAEVFYYQGFVKKALGDTAQARAAWQQAAALGFPESRIPKKIY; encoded by the coding sequence ATGGATAATTATTATCAGATATTGGGAGTAGATATGCGTGCCACACCCGACGAAATAAAGTCGGCGTATAAGCGTATGGCCATGCAGTATCACCCCGACCGTCATCAGGGCAGCAAATTTCACGAAGAATATTTCAAACAAATTGTAGAGGCTTACCAAACGCTTTCTGACCCTGCGGCGCGTAATCGCTACGACATGAAACTGTTTTACAGGGCCGTAACCGATGCCGTGAAGCCGCCGCCGCGTCCGTATGGCACGGCGCACGAATACGGGCAAGCCGCGCACAACCGTTATAGACCCGCCACGCCCGACGAGGAAAAAGCCGAAACAGGCTGGGGATTGCAAAAAGTAGCCATTGCGCTGCTGGTGGTGGTGAGTTTGGTGATGTTGGGGTATTGGTGCGTGCAGTTGTATGGCCGCTATCAGGCCGAAAAAGCCTACAAAGCGGGTGATATTGTCGCCGCGCTCGGATATGATGCCACGTTTGCACCCGCCAATTTTGCGAAAGCCCAACAACTTTTGGCCAAAAGGCAACCATCGGAAGCAATGCCGTATTTTGATGCGGCCATTCAGCACGCCGACCGCACGCAACCGAATTATTACAGAGGTCGTGCGCTGTGTTATGTGAAATTACGCCAATACGAACAGGCTACCAGCGATTTACAAACGGTTTTGCGCGTAGCTCCCCAAAACGATACGGCTTTATATGAGTTGGCCGACTTGCAGGTTTTTGTACAAAATCGTCCCGATTTGGCCTTGCCCAATTTGGATAAATTGCTCAAAATGAAGCCACTGTATTACGATGCACTTTTTGCCAAAGGCTATGCTTTGTTGCAAATGCAACGCTACGACTCAGCCAATTTTTATTTAGAAAAAGCCAGAGAAGCCAACAATACGCAAGCAGAAGTGTTTTATTATCAGGGTTTTGTGAAAAAAGCTTTAGGCGATACGGCACAAGCACGTGCGGCATGGCAGCAAGCCGCCGCCTTGGGTTTTCCTGAAAGTCGGATTCCGAAGAAAATTTATTAA
- a CDS encoding choice-of-anchor V domain-containing protein, whose protein sequence is MIIFKKLQLKKNAKIVAVLGSAVALASAGILSNNGRAGYTGAPNESNCRSCHGSFALNATGGSVTLTSEPAMTNNQYVAGTSYTMTVTVARTGSSVFGLGVEVLNASNTNAGTLAVSNSTETQLKTSGTRSNIIHKLNGGLVSNSKAFSFKWTAPASGAATFYVATVAGNNNGSDNGDYVYTTSLALTAAPATSIKTLDKESLKLAIYPTPAQSQLSVNYELQESAHVKAKLVSLQGAAVAMLLDEKQNAGAQKMNFEIPATVAAGTYLLHLSIDDKSVVQKVVIQ, encoded by the coding sequence ATGATTATTTTCAAGAAACTGCAATTAAAAAAAAATGCAAAAATAGTGGCCGTATTGGGTTCGGCTGTGGCATTGGCTTCGGCGGGGATTCTTTCCAATAATGGGCGAGCGGGTTACACAGGTGCACCAAATGAGAGTAATTGCAGAAGCTGCCATGGGAGTTTTGCACTCAATGCAACTGGTGGATCCGTAACGCTTACCAGCGAACCAGCCATGACCAACAACCAATATGTAGCAGGCACCAGTTATACTATGACCGTAACCGTAGCCCGTACGGGTAGCTCTGTTTTTGGTTTGGGTGTAGAGGTATTGAATGCATCTAATACCAATGCGGGTACATTGGCTGTCAGCAATAGCACTGAAACACAGCTCAAAACTTCGGGAACACGTTCCAATATCATTCACAAACTCAATGGTGGTTTGGTGAGTAATTCTAAAGCTTTTTCATTCAAATGGACAGCCCCCGCCAGTGGTGCCGCTACGTTTTATGTGGCCACAGTAGCAGGTAACAACAACGGTAGCGACAATGGGGATTATGTTTATACCACCAGCTTGGCATTAACGGCAGCACCAGCCACCAGCATCAAAACCTTAGATAAAGAAAGTTTGAAACTTGCTATTTACCCAACGCCCGCCCAAAGCCAGTTGAGTGTAAATTATGAGCTACAAGAATCGGCTCACGTAAAAGCCAAGTTAGTTTCGCTACAAGGTGCGGCAGTGGCTATGCTTTTGGACGAAAAACAAAATGCAGGTGCTCAAAAAATGAATTTTGAAATTCCTGCGACCGTGGCGGCAGGTACTTATTTGTTACACTTGTCTATAGACGACAAATCCGTAGTACAAAAAGTAGTGATACAGTAA
- the mnmD gene encoding tRNA (5-methylaminomethyl-2-thiouridine)(34)-methyltransferase MnmD, whose product MNLEIVTTADGSTTLYNPELNEHYHSQRGAQGESEHVYIQAGLRPLLEAGQKHIKILEIGTGTGLNVLLTLREAAANPSVQIEYHTLEPFPLSADVAAGLHFPLLDEAPELVPILPIIHKHWNNKKLLPNYDVHKYYVGLLDFAACQNFDLVYFSAFGPKKQPDLWTIEVFTHLRTLLKPNACLVTYASQGQARRNMQAAGFEVFKLKGALGKNEMIRAFAKAL is encoded by the coding sequence ATGAATTTGGAAATTGTAACTACGGCCGACGGCTCTACGACGCTCTACAACCCCGAACTAAACGAACATTATCACTCGCAACGCGGGGCACAGGGCGAATCCGAGCACGTATATATTCAGGCTGGACTCAGGCCATTGTTAGAAGCAGGTCAAAAGCATATCAAAATACTGGAAATCGGGACAGGAACGGGGCTAAACGTATTGCTAACACTGCGCGAGGCGGCAGCCAATCCAAGCGTACAAATCGAATATCATACCTTAGAACCGTTTCCTTTGTCGGCGGACGTGGCGGCGGGTTTGCATTTTCCGTTGCTCGACGAGGCTCCCGAATTAGTGCCGATTTTGCCAATCATTCACAAGCATTGGAACAATAAAAAACTATTGCCCAACTACGACGTACATAAATACTATGTCGGGTTGCTGGATTTTGCGGCTTGCCAAAACTTTGATTTGGTTTATTTCAGTGCCTTTGGCCCTAAAAAACAACCTGATTTGTGGACAATTGAGGTTTTTACACATTTGCGTACCTTACTGAAACCTAATGCCTGTTTGGTTACTTACGCCTCGCAAGGCCAAGCCCGCCGCAATATGCAAGCCGCTGGTTTTGAGGTTTTTAAGTTAAAAGGAGCTTTGGGTAAAAATGAAATGATACGGGCTTTTGCCAAAGCATTATAG